A single window of Macadamia integrifolia cultivar HAES 741 unplaced genomic scaffold, SCU_Mint_v3 scaffold205, whole genome shotgun sequence DNA harbors:
- the LOC122065542 gene encoding uncharacterized protein LOC122065542, producing MVANSDKKIVLMIQEMLFCCNCRKWITIMWTLLLRVQLHWEICSQNKENRKKQKMSHTAGQQSFSQVHDKKLQESGEESLKVDFFRITHVKKNLEPIDEESSKKLVDIIGVSYSSSKDL from the exons ATGGTAGCTAATAGTGATAAGAAAATAGTACTTATGATTCAAGAGATGTTGTTTTGTTGCAACTGTAGAAAATGGATAACAATCATGTGGACGTTGCTTCTACGAGTGCAGCTACATTGG GAAATTTGTTCGCAGAATaaagagaatagaaaaaaacagaaaatgagTCACACTGCGGGCCAACAGAGTTTTTCCCAAGTTCATGATAAAAAG CTTCAGGAGTCCGGTGAGGAATCGTTAAAGGTTGATTTTTTCAGGATAACACATGTGAAAAAGAACTTAGAACCGATTGATGAAGAATCAAGCAAAAAGCTG GTTGACATAATTGGGGTGAGTTACTCTTCTTCGAAGGATTTATGA